A segment of the Chryseobacterium scophthalmum genome:
TGATCTTGGAGATTTGGTTTCAGGAAAATCGGTGGAGGATTCTCATTATATTTTACAGGAAGTTTTGTCGGCATGTCATTATAAAAGAGCTATTCCGGTGATTATTGGTGGTTCTAATGATTTTGCATTCTCATTATTTTCAGGTTTACATTTTCATCAGAAAAATATCAATTATACTCAAATCAGTAATATTATTTCTCTGAAACAAGGTGAAAATATTAATGAACATACTTTTTTAAGTAAAATTTTAGGTTCGAAAAACTTTTCTATCAAAAATTATCATCATTTAGGATATCAAAAACATTTGAACGAGCAGGATTCTGTAAAGCTCATCAAAGAAGTGGAATTTGATATTGTACGTTTAGCAGAAATGATGAATTCTACAGAAAAAACCGAACCTTTTTTCAGAAAAGCAGATTTGGTAACGGTGAATTGTGATGCCATTGAAAGCTTCAGTGATGCGTTTTCTATGAATCCGCAGGTAAATGGTTTAAACCGAAGAGAAATCTGTGCTTACATGAAAGAAATCGGCTTAAGCGAAAACTTGAAATCTGTAGGAATTTTTAATTACAATATTTATTCTGAAAACCAGCTCAATCACCAGCTTTTGGCACAAATGCTTTGGTATTTGATTGAAGGAATCAACATTCAGCAATCGCATCCTAAAGAAAGACATTACGAAATGTTTTATGTTTTGATTGAAGACCGACAATATGCGTTCAAGCGTGATACTTTCAGTAATCTTTGGTATTTTGGAGATGATGAAAATATAGAAAACTGTATTCCGTGCTCGAGAAGAGATTTTGATGAAGCTAAAAAAGGTTGGCTGAGCTCAAGATTTACAAAAATCTAAACGATGGAAAATCCGAATCCAAAAGTTTCTGTAATTGTTCCTGTTTACAACGTTGAACATTATTTGGCAAAATGTCTTGATTCTTTGGTGAACCAAAGTCTGCAAAATATTGAGATTATCGTTGTAAATGATGGAAGTAAAGACGGTTCGGGAAATATTATTCAGCAATATTCAGAAAAGTATTCGGATAAAATAAAAGCGTTTACCAAAGAAAATGGAGGTTTAAGTGATGCAAGAAACTTTGGGATTGATCAAGCAACGGGAGATTATTTGGGGTTTGTAGACAGTGATGATTATGTTTCTGGAACAATGTTTGAAGAGATGTTGAGTCTGGCTGAAAAAAACGATGCCGAAATGGTGATCTGCAATATTCAGAAAGTAAATGAGGATGGAAATGTAACACGAAAATTGACCCAGATTCCGAATATGCCTGAGAAAATTGTTTTGGAAAAACATTTTTCTGTTTTTTCTGACTTAAGTTATTTTGCCTGCAATAAATTATTCAAAAGAGAGTTATTTATTAATAAAAGATTTAAAAAAGGCGTTCATTTTGAAGATATTCAGCTGATTCCTCAGCTTTTGCTGGAATGTAAAATATTGGCGCAAACGCAAAGTTTTCATTATCAATATCTTGAAAGAGCAGATTCTATCTCGAAAACTCATAACGAAAGAGGTCTGGATATTTTGAAAGCAATAGAAGATGTGGAAGACGTTTTTAAAATTTCAAAATATTCTTCAAAAATAAAAGAATTG
Coding sequences within it:
- a CDS encoding glycosyltransferase, whose translation is MENPNPKVSVIVPVYNVEHYLAKCLDSLVNQSLQNIEIIVVNDGSKDGSGNIIQQYSEKYSDKIKAFTKENGGLSDARNFGIDQATGDYLGFVDSDDYVSGTMFEEMLSLAEKNDAEMVICNIQKVNEDGNVTRKLTQIPNMPEKIVLEKHFSVFSDLSYFACNKLFKRELFINKRFKKGVHFEDIQLIPQLLLECKILAQTQSFHYQYLERADSISKTHNERGLDILKAIEDVEDVFKISKYSSKIKELQGFQILEGIYTFLAYLAFVKNETQFYKMAQELKDFVEKRDVKMKDILCYSRFGKNYLLSLPLKKKIFYLLFFTGQKKMIRKLM
- a CDS encoding formimidoylglutamase; this encodes MDFEDFIISPRNFRTENWQIGNKITKEIKEDSIVLLFVSDYRGANGEAEVQDFTAVRKEFYKLSQLDFEIPIVDLGDLVSGKSVEDSHYILQEVLSACHYKRAIPVIIGGSNDFAFSLFSGLHFHQKNINYTQISNIISLKQGENINEHTFLSKILGSKNFSIKNYHHLGYQKHLNEQDSVKLIKEVEFDIVRLAEMMNSTEKTEPFFRKADLVTVNCDAIESFSDAFSMNPQVNGLNRREICAYMKEIGLSENLKSVGIFNYNIYSENQLNHQLLAQMLWYLIEGINIQQSHPKERHYEMFYVLIEDRQYAFKRDTFSNLWYFGDDENIENCIPCSRRDFDEAKKGWLSSRFTKI